The DNA region CCCCTTTGACCTCGGGCAGAGTCGCCATGAACGCGCTGGTGTACTTGGCCTGGTTCAGGATTTCGTTCACGTACCGCTGCACCAGGACGAGACTCTCCCGCGACGACTCATGGTATCGCGTTTTCATGGCGTCCTGTATCCGAACCGAAATGGCGACAGAGACAATGGCGACAGAAATAATGATGGGCAGGACTATTGCGGTGATCAATTTTCCACGTACACCCACTATACACCTCCTTGAGTGCTGTATTCTTTCCATCGGCATATAGTGCCCCGACTTTACGGTCGAATTACACCCCAGGAATCATTATCACGCAACATGAATTTATGGAATTATATTCATCACACTCCAGTCACACCGCCCGCACAATGAAACTTGCGGACAAGGAATACGTTCTTTTGCAATTACTATCGATGCTATCTGATTTTCAAATTTACGCCGCGCATATCTCTACGTCATAACAACGATTCCCACATAGGATGACCAGCTGACTCCGAAAGCCTAACGCATACGCCACTTTATTTCGTGACACAGAAATGACATGAAACAAAAAGGGCCCACACGGTTGTGTGAGCCCTGAAAGGTCGGGTGGCGTCCCCAAGGGGATTTGAACCCCTGTCGCCGGCGTGAAAGGATACGCTGGAAGCCTTATTTCACCGATTTTCACTCGGATTACTGGCGTGGAAAACGGGTTTTCACTGCTATGTCCCGACCAAATTTACGACTGAGGCTTTATCGAACTAAAAGGTAAACTTTTGTTTTTTCGTTAAACACAAATTAATTTAAAAGCCGCCTTGGCGGGCAAGGCGGCTTTTGATCGCAGTGAGTTTAGAGAAAGCCAAACTTATGCCGGTGCCGTTGAACAGCACTGCACTTTCACTTCTTCTTCCTTGCGGATCTCATGAGCAGATTTCTTAGGGGATTCCTTTTCCAGGGTAATCACCCTTGAATCTCTAAAGGGGGATTGAAAATCTTCAAACCCCGAAGGTCTAATAAACTCATAACCGCCTGGAATGCTTTTCTTTCTCATGACATTACCCCTGTACGGTTTCATTAGATATAACCATTTCTACTTGGTTTTTCAAGAGCTCAAGCATCGCGAGATGATATTTCGTAAATTGGCCAGGATGGCTACTTGTGAGAATTATAACCCCTACAGGCTTGATATCATCTTTATACCCATCTGATAATGCCAAAGCTGTTGTTTGACATAGAGGGACAGACATCGCAGCACGATAAAACTTATCATCATCATCCTTTTTATTTTTTGAATAGTAACCAAATGTAGTCAAATCATCTATCGCAATAGGATCACCATCAACAAAGCAAGCCCCCACGTGACCAACTCCGTAGGGCCACGATCTGCTTGGCATATCTTTCTTGATTCGTTCTAACTTCATGCTTCTATATCTATAAACACACTCGAGTTTCCTTTCCTCTTCATTGGCAAGGAACACTGCGAAGTTCATATGTGCAGATCGGTTATAATTGAATATTTCACATAGGCAAGGCTTGATTGGATCCAGTAGTGTATCCAAATATGTCTTATCACTCTTTAGATCCTCAACAGATACTAATCTTAAACTTAGTGATTTTGCATTTAAATTTACTTTCCTCAAGGCCATATGAAAATTGGAAACTTCTTCATGGTACCTTTCGTAATAATTAACTTTAGTCAAAGCCTTTTCATAAAAGGCAAAATCTTTAGCTGTGTTATATTCTGCTATAAAATATAAAAAAACTGCACTTGCTATATGAACTCCTAGCACCAATCCAAAGCTAATAGTCCACCAAACTGAAATATTTTCTACTTTAAGATCAGCAGTAATGAGTTGACCAACATATAGCGAGAAGACGATTGGGGATACGATTGTTATCGCAATTTGAGCAACTAATTTTATCGTTTGTATATTTGATGCGAAACGAACAACATGATGCTTTGCATTTTCGTACCGTTCTTTAATGCCCTCATGTAAGCTTCTCACTACTCACCTCTACACTCGCCCTTAAATATTGCAGAACATCTATGAACTCCCCTATTCGATGCAACGCGCACCTTGGCGCTGGCCTCATTTTCTTCCTTGTTCCTGTAGCAAGCAGAAAGGCAAATACACAAGTCTCTTTATCAGTATCGCAAACTGAAAGCCGCCCGGGCACATGCCCGCCGCCAGCGCTAGCTTTAGCCCTGATGTCTTGGCTTCAACGGGCAGAGGAAACCGCCCCTCGAATTGAGCAGCGACAAACCCAGAAACAAAAAAAGGGCCCACACGGTTGTGTGAGCCCTGAAAGGTCGGGTGGCGTCCCCAAGGGGATTTGAACCCCTGTCGCCGGCGTGAAAGGCCGGTGTCCTGGACCAGGCTAGACGATGGGGACGCAGGACGGAAAATGAAATTGGCTGGGGGACAAGGATTCGAACCTTGGTTAACGGGGCCAGAACCCGTCGTCCTGCCGCTAGACGATCCCCCAGCGCGAGAACGAAGTCTATATATAAGCCGGAACCTCCCTGTCAACCATTTATGGCCTCCAGGACCGCTTTTTTTACAGGCGGCGTTGTTCCTGCTTTCCGCGCGGCATAAACCATGCGCGAACATGGCTGTGGCGCCCTTCTCCCGGCCGGACTTCGCGGCGAACCGGGAGCGCTGCCAGACGCGCCGCTACGGAGTGTTTCGCGAAGCGCGGTGCTACACGGCGCGGGCGAGGCGGCGCGAGCGCTTCTTCAGCTTGTTGATCTTCTTGCGCAGGATCTCGCGGTCCTTGCGGGAGCTGGCCTGGAGGCGCTCCTCGCGCAGGCCGGCGATGTCCTTCTTGATGCCGGAGATCTGCTTCTTGTAGGGAGAGACGGCGCCTTCCTCGTCAACAATGCCGAAGACTTCCTTGATGGCAGCGACGAGCTCTTCCTTGCCCATGCCGGACGCGCCGGTGATCTGGGGAATCTTGTCCATGACCAGCTGGCGGAGCTCCTTGGCGGTCATCTTGTCCAGGGGCTTGCTCAGG from Oceanidesulfovibrio marinus includes:
- a CDS encoding GAF domain-containing protein — translated: MRSLHEGIKERYENAKHHVVRFASNIQTIKLVAQIAITIVSPIVFSLYVGQLITADLKVENISVWWTISFGLVLGVHIASAVFLYFIAEYNTAKDFAFYEKALTKVNYYERYHEEVSNFHMALRKVNLNAKSLSLRLVSVEDLKSDKTYLDTLLDPIKPCLCEIFNYNRSAHMNFAVFLANEEERKLECVYRYRSMKLERIKKDMPSRSWPYGVGHVGACFVDGDPIAIDDLTTFGYYSKNKKDDDDKFYRAAMSVPLCQTTALALSDGYKDDIKPVGVIILTSSHPGQFTKYHLAMLELLKNQVEMVISNETVQG